The window TCTGTCGCTGCCTGATGGTTGGCCTCTTCTTCTGGAACGACCTGGAGAAGATGGTCCAGAACGTCATCAAGGCGAGCCAGATTACACACTTCGATCCGCGAGCCGTCGAGTCGGCGCTCGTGTTGTGCTTCGTCATGGCGCAGTGCCTGCACAGGCGCTTCTCGTCGAATCTGCTCGACCAGGCCATTATGTTTGCCGAGGCAACCCGCCAGTCTCCAACCTTCAAGGAGATGGCGCTGAACTATAGTTCCGAAACCTTGCACGAATTCTCAAATTTCTCTCCCTTCGCGCCGTACGACAACGAGCCCGAGGTGACGGTGAATGCGCTGAAGAGCATCGCGAAGATGCGCATCTCCGATCTGCGTACGACCGGATTTGCCGTACACACGATGCAGATGGCGTTGTGGATGCTGTTCAACTCCGACAGCTACGAGGAGGGCGTCAGCCGCGCCGTCCGCCTGGGCGGGGACTCGGATACGCAGGGCGCCGTCGTCGGTGCACTGATGGGCGCACGACACGGCTTGGCTCAGATCCCCAATTACTGGCTGGCTCCGTTAAAGGATCGCGCCCGCATCGTCTCCGACAGCGAACTGCTGCTGGATCGCGCCATGCAGGAAGAAGAGCGCGACTTTCAGGCCGGCCGCCGCGACCCGCAAAAAGAACCGCCGCGCGTTATCTGAGTTTGTCCTCCCTGACACAAAGAAGATTCTTATTCAGCGCCTCGTTTCTGCTGGTACAAGCACCCATTTGGAGTGCGATGCCGCGCTGCGTGGCAAGCATGGCTTGCCACGACTGAAGGCTGAAGCATGGCTTCAGCACTCCAAGCAGTGAAAGGGCGGCTTCCTCGTTCTCACTCTTCGACACTGATTGCTCTATCCTGAAGACGCTCCGCGAGTGTATCTGCTTCTCCATCCTTCCCGAGGTGGCGGAGCAGGCGAAGTCGAAGCGGATCGCGCAGTGAAAGGCGGTCGGTATCGAGCGGGGGAAGCGATGCGAGAGCTTCTTTCCATGTCGCCGTCGCCGCTTCGGAATCGCCTAGTTGCGACTGGATTCGTCCGGTGAGTTCGAGGGCGCCGGCCAAGGCGGTTTCTGCCGGTTCGAGGAAGGGGTATTCCTCAAGATTGGTTCGTGCTAACTCTGCGGCCTTGGAGGCTTCTTTGAGAGCTTCCTGCAAGTCGCCGGAAACAAGGAGCGCTTCGGCCAGCACGGTGCCGATTTCAGCCAGATCGGACCGCCACAGGGTGGAGGCCCCTGGCAATGACTCCATCCCGTGGCGATCGTCGAGGGCACGGCGCGCCACAGCGATTGCCTCGTCCGTTTCTCCCTGCCTGATCAACCGCTGGGCATCGAGGGCGAGAAGTTGGGCTCGCGGACGAATCAGGTTTGCCGATTCGGGGAACCGCTCGAGGACGGCATCGATGCGATCCGTGGCTTCCCGGATCAGCGATCCAGTCTCATCCAGTCTTCCCTGGAGCAAGAGAGCATGAGCCCGGTCGACCGCGATCTCTGCCAGAGGGCGTTCGAGAACCGGATCGCCCGCTGCGGCAAACGAGGATTCCTCCAGCAGTTGTTCGATTTCTTTCCCTCTTCGGACAACCTGATCCAGTTCCAGCCTCGATAGCTGCCATTTCGCAATTGTGCGCCGCACGTAGACTGCCAGGATGAGGGACTCGTAGAGGGCCAGATCATCATCCCCATAGTCGTTCAATAGGGAGTCGAGCAGCCCGAGAGTCTCATCGGCACGTTCGGTCTGACCCATCAGAAGGTGAACGCCACCGGCTCGCATGGCAGCAACCTTCAGGTATGTCGTGGCCGACGCGGCGCGGCGGGCTCCGATGGCGTGGGGACGGATTTCCTGGACCAGGTCATCGAAGATTTTGCCCGCACCTTCCAGGTTGCCCTGGTTCACCAGGACCACCCCGCCTTGAATCAAGGCTGTCAGGCGGTCTGTGTTG of the bacterium genome contains:
- a CDS encoding ADP-ribosylglycohydrolase family protein, which codes for MLAEQIRDRFLGTVLGLVVGEAVGAPFELRTATYIQMSLGDKPTRMEGGGRWKLAPGEWTDDAAQALRAAESLVTTRGFDGSDLTGGLIDWWRTKPKGLGAHTDEVLARLSRDPEKWETVARDIWYRSSGVAAGNGALCRCLMVGLFFWNDLEKMVQNVIKASQITHFDPRAVESALVLCFVMAQCLHRRFSSNLLDQAIMFAEATRQSPTFKEMALNYSSETLHEFSNFSPFAPYDNEPEVTVNALKSIAKMRISDLRTTGFAVHTMQMALWMLFNSDSYEEGVSRAVRLGGDSDTQGAVVGALMGARHGLAQIPNYWLAPLKDRARIVSDSELLLDRAMQEEERDFQAGRRDPQKEPPRVI